The DNA segment GGCGACCAACGTCGGTGCTGCGCTGGCCGCCATCGAAGGTCTGGGAGCCGACCTCGACGGCAAGCTGGTACTGATCGCCGGCGGCGACGGCAAGGGCGCCGATTTCAGTGCTCTGCGGGCGCCGGTTGCACAGCATTGCCGCGCTGTCGTGCTACTTGGCCGCGATGCCGGGCTTATCGCCCAGGCACTGGGTGATGAGGTCGTGCAGGTTCGGGTTGCGAGCCTGGAAGAAGCCGTACAGCGCAGCGCCGAACTGGCGCAGGCGGGTGATGTTGTGCTGCTCTCGCCAGCCTGTGCGAGTCTGGACATGTTCAAAAACTATGAAGAACGCGGACGCTTGTTCGCCAAGGCCGTGGAGGTGCTGGCATGATTTTCGGCATCTTCAAGCCTTACCCGTCGCCCTTGATAAGCGGGCGCGGCATCGACGTCGATTTCCCGATGCTCGCCGGTTGCCTGGCGTTGCTGGGGCTTGGGCTGGTGATGATTACCTCGTCGTCGTCGGAGGTCGCTGCGGCGCAGTCCGGCAACACGCTGTACATGATGACGCGTCACCTCATCTACCTGATTATCGGCCTTGGCGCCTGTGGCGCAACCATGCTGATCCCGGTTGCTACCTGGCAGCGCATGGGCTGGATGTTGCTGATCGGCGCATTCGGCCTGTTGCTGCTGGTACTGGTGCCGGGGATCGGCCGTGAGGTCAACGGCTCGATGCGCTGGATCGGCTTTGGTGCATTCAACGTACAGCCATCTGAAATCGCCAAGGTCTTCGTGGTGCTGTTCCTGGCCGGTTACCTGGTGCGCCGCCAGCAGGAAGTACGGGAGAGCTGGATGGGCTTCTTCAAGCCATTCATCGTGCTGCTGCCGATGGCGGGCCTGTTGCTGATGGAGCCGGACTTCGGTGCCACGGTGGTAATGATGGGCGCTGCCGCCGCGATGCTGTTCCTGGGCGGTGTCGGCCTGTTCCGTTATTCGCTGATGGTGGTGCTGGCCGTCGTCGCGGTCTTTGTGCTGGTTCAGGCCCAACCCTATCGTATGGCGCGCCTGACCAACTTCACTGACCCCTGGGCCGACCAGTTCGGCTCCGGCTACCAACTGACCCAGGCCCTGATTGCTTTCGGCCGCGGCGAATGGCTGGGTGTCGGCTTGGGTAACAGCGTGCAGAAGCAGTTCTACCTGCCCGAGGCGCACACCGATTTTGTGTTCTCGGTGCTGGCTGAAGAGCTGGGTGTGGTGGGCTCGTTGCTGACCGTCGGGCTGTTCCTGTTCGTCAGTATCCGCGGCATGTACATCGGCTTCTGGGCTGAGCGTGCCAAACAGTTTTTCGGTGCCTACACCGCTTATGGCCTGTCGTTCCTGTGGATCGGCCAGTTCCTGATCAACATCGGGGTAAACGTCGGTCTGTTGCCGACCAAGGGCCTGACCTTGCCATTTCTGAGTTATGGCGGCAGCTCGCTGGTCATCTGCTGTGCCAGCCTGGGCCTGTTGTTGCGCATCGAGTGGGAGTCGCGCAACAACATGGGCAGCGAGGAAACCGAGTTCAACGAAAGCGATTTTGCCGAGGAGCCTCCCCGTGGACGCTAATGTGCTG comes from the Pseudomonas sp. StFLB209 genome and includes:
- the ftsW gene encoding putative lipid II flippase FtsW, which encodes MIFGIFKPYPSPLISGRGIDVDFPMLAGCLALLGLGLVMITSSSSEVAAAQSGNTLYMMTRHLIYLIIGLGACGATMLIPVATWQRMGWMLLIGAFGLLLLVLVPGIGREVNGSMRWIGFGAFNVQPSEIAKVFVVLFLAGYLVRRQQEVRESWMGFFKPFIVLLPMAGLLLMEPDFGATVVMMGAAAAMLFLGGVGLFRYSLMVVLAVVAVFVLVQAQPYRMARLTNFTDPWADQFGSGYQLTQALIAFGRGEWLGVGLGNSVQKQFYLPEAHTDFVFSVLAEELGVVGSLLTVGLFLFVSIRGMYIGFWAERAKQFFGAYTAYGLSFLWIGQFLINIGVNVGLLPTKGLTLPFLSYGGSSLVICCASLGLLLRIEWESRNNMGSEETEFNESDFAEEPPRGR